The following proteins are encoded in a genomic region of Pan troglodytes isolate AG18354 chromosome 2, NHGRI_mPanTro3-v2.0_pri, whole genome shotgun sequence:
- the ZNF35 gene encoding zinc finger protein 35 — MTAELREAMALAPWGPVKVKKEEEEEENFPGQASSQQVHSENIKVWAPVQGLQTGLDGSEEEEKGQNISWDMAVVLKATQEAPAASTLGSYSLPGTLAKSEILETHGTMNFLGAETKNLQLLVPKTEICEEAEKPLIIPERIQKADPQGPELGEACEKANMLKRQRIKREKKDFRQVIVNDCHLPESFKEEENQKCKKSGGKYSLNSGAVKNPKTQLGQKPFTCSVCGKGFSQSANLVVHQRIHTGEKPFECHECGKAFIQSANLVVHQRIHTGQKPYVCSKCGKAFTQSSNLTVHQKIHSLEKTFKCNECEKAFSYSSQLARHQKVHITEKCYECNECGKTFTRSSNLIVHQRIHTGEKPFACNDCGKAFTQSANLIVHQRSHTGEKPYECKECGKAFSCFSHLIVHQRIHTAEKPYDCSECGKAFSQLSCLIVHQRIHSGDLPYVCNECGKAFTCSSYLLIHQRIHNGEKPYTCNECGKAFRQRSSLTVHQRTHTGEKPYECEKCGAAFISNSHLMRHHRTHLVE; from the exons ATGACTGCAGAATTGAGAGAAGCCATGGCCCTAGCCCCATGGGGCCCAGTGAAGgtgaaaaaggaggaggaagaagaagaaaacttccCAGGTCAGGCATCCAGCCAACAAGTGCACTCTGAGAACATCAAAGTCTGGGCCCCAGTGCAGGGTCTTCAGACAGGCCTTGATGgatcagaagaggaagaaaag GGTCAGAACATATCCTGGGATATGGCGGTAGTCCTGAAAGCAACTCAGGAGGCACCTGCTGCTTCAACCCTTGGCAGCTACTCATTACCAGGGACTCTGGCCAAGAGTGAGATACTGGAGACTCATGGGACCATGAACTTTCTAG GTGCTGAAACCAAGAACCTACAGTTACTGGTTCCAAAAACTGAGATATGTGAGGAAGCTGAAAAACCCCTCATCATACCAGAAAGAATCCAGAAAGCTGATCCTCAAGGACCTGAGTTAGGAGAAGCTTGTGAAAAGGCAAACATGTTAAAGAGGCAGAGaataaagagggaaaagaaagatttCAGACAAGTGATAGTGAATGACTGTCACTTACCTGAAAGCTTCAAAGAAGAGGAAAACCAGAAATGTAAGAAATCTGGAGGAAAATATAGCCTTAATTCTGGCGCTGTTAAAAATCCAAAAACCCAGCTTGGACAAAAGCCTTTTACATGTAGCGTGTGTGGGAAAGGATTTAGTCAGAGTGCAAACCTCGTTGTGCATCAGCGaatccacactggagagaaaccctttgAATGTCATGAGTGTGGGAAGGCCTTCATTCAGAGTGCAAACCTCGTTGTGCATCAGAGAATCCACACTGGACAGAAACCTTATGTTTGCTcaaaatgtgggaaagccttcactCAGAGTTCAAATCTGACTGTACATCAAAAAATCCACTCCTTAGAAAAAACTTTTAAGTGCAATGAATGTGAGAAAGCCTTTAGTTACAGCTCACAACTTGCTCGGCACCAGAAAGTCCACATTACAGAAAAATGctatgaatgtaatgaatgtgggaaaacaTTTACTAGGAGCTCAAACCTCATTGTCCACCAGAGGATCCACACTGGGGAGAAGCCCTTTGCCTGTAACGactgtggcaaagcctttacccAGAGTGCAAATCTTATTGTACATCAGCGAAGCCATACTGGTGAGAAGCCATATGAGTGTAAagagtgtgggaaagcctttagttGTTTTTCACACCTTATTGTGCACCAGAGAATTCACACTGCAGAGAAACCTTACGACTGCAgcgaatgtgggaaagccttcagtcaGCTCTCTTGCCTTATTGTCCACCAGAGAATTCACAGTGGAGATCTTCCTTACGtgtgtaatgaatgtgggaaggccttcacATGTAGCTCATACCTACTTattcatcagagaattcataATGGAGAAAAACCTTACACATGTAATGAGTGTGGGAAGGCCTTCAGACAGAGGTCGAGCCTCACCGTGCACCAGAGAACCCACACTGGGGAGAAGCCCTATGAATGTGAGAAGTGTGGTGCAGCTTTCATTTCCAACTCACACCTCATGCGACACCATAGAACCCATCTTGTTGAATAA